In Streptomyces nodosus, one DNA window encodes the following:
- the pcaC gene encoding bifunctional 3-oxoadipate enol-lactonase/4-carboxymuconolactone decarboxylase PcaDC — translation MSETTAAPLQYRFDGPEDAPVLILGPSLGTTWHMWDRQIPELVKQWRIFRYDLPGHGGAPAHPALSVADVTARLLATLNGLGVQRFGYAGCALGGAVGIELALRHPERLASLALIAASPRFGTADEFRQRGVIVRTNGLDPIARTSPERWFTGGFAAAQPAITEWAVQMVRTTDPGCYIAACEALATFDVRSELGRVGVPTLVLVGSEDQVTGPAEARTLVAGIPDARLAVVPGASHLVPVEQPAAVTDLLVRHFSTAWQPAFDASTGQLTAVAMSPMSPMSPPRPVPVAPLPVAPLAEIAPPVAPPEPEGGTDRYDVGIKIRREVLGDAHVDRALSMADDFSGDFQEFITRYSWGEIWDRPGLDRRTRSCITISALVAGGHLDALAAHTRAALRNGLTPAEIKEVLLQSAVYCGVPAASSAFTVAQQIIQEETTPQG, via the coding sequence GTGAGTGAGACGACTGCCGCACCCCTGCAATACCGCTTTGACGGGCCAGAAGACGCCCCGGTCCTGATCCTCGGCCCCTCGCTCGGGACGACATGGCACATGTGGGACCGGCAGATCCCGGAACTCGTCAAGCAGTGGCGGATCTTCCGGTACGACCTGCCCGGGCACGGCGGCGCCCCCGCGCACCCGGCGCTCTCCGTCGCCGATGTCACCGCCCGGCTGCTGGCCACGCTCAACGGGCTCGGTGTGCAGCGCTTCGGCTATGCGGGCTGCGCGCTCGGCGGGGCCGTCGGGATCGAGTTGGCGCTGCGTCACCCCGAACGCCTCGCCTCGCTCGCCCTGATCGCCGCCTCGCCCCGCTTCGGCACGGCCGACGAGTTCCGTCAGCGCGGGGTGATCGTCCGGACGAACGGGCTCGACCCCATCGCCCGGACCTCCCCGGAGCGCTGGTTCACCGGGGGGTTCGCGGCCGCCCAGCCCGCGATCACCGAGTGGGCGGTGCAGATGGTGCGCACCACCGACCCCGGTTGCTATATCGCCGCCTGCGAGGCGCTCGCGACCTTCGACGTGCGGTCCGAGCTCGGCCGGGTCGGCGTACCGACCCTGGTCCTGGTCGGCTCCGAGGACCAGGTCACCGGGCCCGCCGAGGCCCGCACCCTGGTCGCCGGGATTCCGGACGCCCGGCTCGCGGTGGTGCCCGGCGCCTCCCATCTGGTGCCCGTCGAGCAGCCCGCAGCGGTCACGGACCTGCTGGTGCGCCATTTCTCGACCGCGTGGCAGCCGGCGTTCGACGCGTCGACCGGGCAGCTGACGGCGGTCGCGATGTCCCCGATGTCCCCGATGTCCCCGCCCAGGCCGGTGCCGGTGGCGCCCCTGCCGGTCGCACCCCTGGCCGAGATCGCCCCGCCCGTCGCGCCCCCGGAGCCCGAGGGCGGAACCGACCGGTACGACGTGGGCATCAAGATCCGGCGCGAGGTGCTGGGCGACGCCCATGTCGACCGGGCGCTGTCCATGGCGGACGACTTCTCCGGCGACTTCCAGGAGTTCATCACCCGGTACAGCTGGGGCGAGATCTGGGACCGGCCCGGTCTGGACCGGCGCACCCGCAGCTGCATCACGATCAGCGCCCTGGTCGCGGGCGGCCATCTGGACGCGCTGGCCGCCCACACCCGTGCGGCCCTGCGCAACGGGCTCACCCCGGCGGAGATCAAGGAGGTGCTGCTCCAGTCGGCGGTCTACTGCGGTGTACCGGCCGCGAGCAGCGCGTTCACGGTGGCGCAGCAGATCATCCAGGAGGAGACCACCCCGCAGGGCTGA
- a CDS encoding DUF6278 family protein, whose translation MNIPFLVNWRKNRGPAAGVAVFSDDDADAAGVAGLLSECELLRSHAGQAGVELDDSAASLEALDQLVPRWRDDEEILPWLGNDAGLYLGTVIVRTVAGAAWRIRSDGHPVVRLASGREVDVVADGHTWAATGAPELSHVYAEVTEI comes from the coding sequence ATGAACATCCCTTTCCTGGTCAACTGGCGCAAGAACCGCGGCCCCGCCGCCGGTGTCGCGGTGTTCTCCGACGACGACGCCGATGCGGCCGGTGTCGCCGGGCTGCTCTCCGAATGCGAGCTGTTGCGCTCCCACGCCGGGCAGGCGGGCGTCGAACTCGACGACTCCGCCGCCTCGTTGGAGGCACTCGACCAACTCGTCCCGCGCTGGCGCGACGACGAGGAGATCCTGCCCTGGCTCGGGAACGACGCGGGCCTCTACCTGGGTACCGTCATCGTGCGCACGGTCGCGGGCGCCGCCTGGAGGATCCGGTCCGACGGGCACCCCGTGGTCCGGCTGGCCTCCGGCCGTGAGGTGGATGTGGTCGCCGACGGCCATACCTGGGCCGCCACCGGGGCGCCCGAACTCTCCCATGTCTATGCGGAGGTGACGGAGATCTGA
- a CDS encoding MBL fold metallo-hydrolase, which produces MKLTKKSHACIRLEKDGRTLVIDPGAFSEPDAAVGADAILVTHEHPDHFDEGRLRAGLEGNPGAEIWTLASVAEKLSAAFPGRVHTVGHGDTFTAAGFDVQVHGRLHAVIHPDIPRITNVGYLIDDGTVFHPGDALTVPDQRVQTLMLPVMAPWNKIAEVIDYVREVEPRRAYDVHDALLTDLARPIYDNQIGALGGTEHLRLAPGASAEL; this is translated from the coding sequence ATGAAGCTCACCAAGAAGTCGCATGCCTGCATCCGGCTCGAGAAGGACGGGCGGACGCTCGTCATCGACCCCGGCGCCTTCAGCGAGCCGGACGCCGCGGTCGGCGCCGACGCGATCCTGGTCACCCATGAGCACCCCGACCACTTCGACGAGGGGCGGCTGCGGGCCGGCCTGGAGGGCAACCCGGGCGCCGAGATCTGGACCCTGGCCTCCGTCGCGGAGAAGCTCTCGGCGGCCTTCCCGGGCCGGGTGCACACCGTCGGGCACGGCGACACCTTCACCGCCGCGGGCTTCGACGTCCAGGTGCACGGTCGGCTGCACGCCGTGATCCACCCCGACATCCCGCGCATCACCAACGTCGGCTATCTGATCGACGACGGTACGGTCTTCCACCCCGGCGACGCGCTCACCGTCCCGGACCAGCGGGTGCAGACGCTGATGCTTCCGGTGATGGCCCCCTGGAACAAGATCGCCGAGGTGATCGACTATGTGCGCGAGGTCGAGCCGCGGCGTGCCTACGACGTCCATGACGCGCTTCTGACCGACCTCGCCCGCCCGATCTACGACAACCAGATCGGCGCGCTGGGCGGCACCGAGCATCTGAGGCTGGCGCCGGGCGCGTCGGCGGAGCTCTGA
- a CDS encoding Fic family protein, translating into MLFPTPALNVEDQRVLGEIEDLRHSLRLRVRSTPVKWTERLRNFLTADAVAASNSIEGFTVSTVDVEDLLEGERDVDVSEEDREETLAYQRMMTYLQTLHDVADFRYSKELLNALHWMLQGHRHTPRKPAGQWRRGAVHVTDARDPGIAAYTAPDAADVPALMGELAEWLNADDGTHPLVRAAMAHLHLVSIHPWADGNGRMSRSLQTLMIAREGQLAPEFSSIEAWLGRPGNTWEYYRELQRRGATYHPDQDVSDWIRFNLTAYHQQAQTVRSRLDRSSRVWLLLGEFAEARGLDERVVSALHDVAMSGRVRRTRYERAEDLSLQRAQRDLRDLVAGDVLTPVGRTRARFYTTGPAFPESALEAARTPLPLADPYTR; encoded by the coding sequence GTGCTCTTCCCCACGCCTGCTCTCAACGTCGAGGATCAGCGGGTTCTCGGTGAGATCGAAGACCTTCGCCACTCGTTGCGCCTGCGGGTGAGGTCAACTCCGGTGAAGTGGACCGAACGGCTGCGCAATTTCTTGACCGCCGATGCGGTGGCGGCCTCCAACTCGATCGAGGGCTTCACAGTGTCCACGGTCGACGTCGAGGACCTTCTGGAGGGTGAGCGGGACGTCGATGTCTCCGAGGAGGACCGTGAGGAGACGCTCGCTTATCAGCGGATGATGACCTACCTCCAGACGCTGCACGATGTCGCGGACTTCCGTTACAGCAAGGAGTTGCTCAACGCGCTCCACTGGATGCTCCAGGGACACCGGCACACCCCGCGCAAGCCCGCCGGGCAATGGCGGCGCGGAGCGGTCCATGTGACAGATGCCCGCGACCCCGGCATCGCGGCCTACACGGCGCCGGATGCGGCCGATGTGCCTGCGCTGATGGGCGAACTGGCGGAGTGGCTGAACGCGGACGACGGCACCCATCCGCTGGTACGGGCCGCCATGGCGCATCTGCACCTCGTCTCCATCCACCCGTGGGCGGACGGAAACGGCCGCATGTCCCGGTCTCTTCAAACACTGATGATTGCGAGAGAGGGACAACTGGCCCCCGAGTTCTCCTCGATCGAGGCCTGGCTGGGTCGCCCAGGCAACACCTGGGAGTACTACCGCGAGTTGCAGCGCCGGGGTGCCACCTACCACCCCGACCAGGACGTTTCCGACTGGATTCGCTTCAATCTCACCGCCTACCACCAGCAGGCCCAGACCGTACGCAGTCGTCTGGACCGTTCGAGCCGGGTGTGGCTCCTGCTCGGTGAGTTCGCGGAGGCCCGGGGGCTGGACGAGAGGGTCGTCTCCGCCCTGCATGATGTGGCGATGTCCGGGCGGGTGCGTCGTACACGCTATGAACGAGCGGAGGATCTGAGCCTGCAGCGGGCTCAACGCGACCTGCGGGACCTGGTCGCGGGCGACGTCCTGACACCGGTCGGCCGTACCCGCGCCCGCTTCTACACCACCGGCCCCGCCTTTCCGGAGTCAGCCCTGGAAGCAGCCCGGACGCCCCTGCCGCTGGCCGATCCGTACACCCGCTGA
- a CDS encoding SWIM zinc finger family protein produces the protein MSGAGEERPGASGAARPADGARRALWAAREREPSGGVPPGEANAVEPGEAGIGGGVGPGARPGDAARAALRRATAERRGGIPGPGSGADEGASPEPAPAPPAVPAPPAVTAPPAVPAEPAPASEAPRTAASASGSEGAAASAAPRTAPAARPGDAARQALRAARAQAAREQASREEASREEASGAEAAPGRDETGTAVQAGTAEAADTVRASHVVEAGGAARAVGAVGRPGASGTRGRPDRGARARASRPRARAREAGAPVQGIGELLAGVFGPPESVAARAGTAFPERVAGSERTEAPPPTGHHAPEHWSGQAHPDPPRSPRGTPEAAPAPARYPSSMAAPGRDGELRRTFAALPARPAGESEQFAGTWWGNAWVDALEEGALDAARLARGRVYADRGKVDAITVTPGLVLAYVQGSRPRPYRVQVRLRTFSDEEWDRFLDAAAEQPGHIAALLDRQMPRSLAECGVRLLPAPGDLEPRCGCPDTGHPCKHAAAVCYQTARLLDRDPFVLLLLRGRGERPLLEALSRRNAARAARAARERKPAPLPGVRARDAMARQELPPLPAPLPPPAHPEQPPVYPGAPGGPDAFALDQLATDAAARAHVLLTTGQDPVAELTPWQDAVRLAAARPGSGLTAGTRELYASLAAATGRSTADLARAVAAWRQGGRTALAVLEEPWDPPAGRFDRARPLLLAADLPAFRPWRNHLTHPGGHLQLRLGRNGLWYAYESEPAREDWWPRGTPDPDPVGALTGLGALDGP, from the coding sequence ATGAGCGGGGCGGGGGAGGAGCGGCCCGGAGCGAGCGGCGCGGCGCGTCCCGCCGACGGGGCGCGCCGTGCGCTGTGGGCCGCCCGGGAGCGGGAGCCCTCGGGCGGGGTGCCTCCGGGGGAGGCGAACGCCGTCGAGCCGGGGGAGGCCGGGATCGGCGGGGGCGTGGGGCCGGGGGCGCGACCGGGGGACGCGGCGCGCGCGGCACTGCGGCGGGCGACCGCGGAACGCCGCGGTGGCATACCGGGGCCGGGGTCCGGGGCGGACGAGGGAGCATCGCCGGAGCCCGCACCCGCGCCCCCGGCCGTTCCCGCGCCCCCGGCTGTTACCGCGCCCCCGGCCGTTCCCGCGGAGCCCGCTCCGGCGTCCGAGGCCCCGCGAACTGCCGCGTCGGCGTCCGGGTCCGAGGGCGCCGCGGCGTCCGCGGCCCCGCGCACCGCCCCGGCCGCGCGCCCCGGCGATGCCGCACGCCAGGCCTTGCGCGCTGCCCGGGCACAGGCCGCCAGGGAGCAGGCATCCAGGGAAGAAGCCTCCAGGGAAGAAGCCTCCGGGGCAGAGGCCGCTCCGGGGCGGGACGAGACCGGGACCGCGGTGCAGGCCGGAACCGCAGAAGCGGCCGACACGGTCAGGGCGAGCCATGTGGTCGAGGCGGGCGGAGCGGCACGGGCCGTCGGGGCGGTCGGCCGGCCCGGTGCCTCGGGCACCCGGGGCCGCCCGGACCGGGGCGCCCGTGCCCGCGCGAGCCGCCCCCGAGCCCGTGCCCGTGAGGCCGGCGCCCCCGTCCAGGGCATAGGGGAACTCCTCGCCGGTGTGTTCGGACCGCCGGAGTCGGTGGCAGCCCGGGCCGGGACCGCGTTCCCCGAGCGGGTCGCCGGATCCGAGCGGACGGAGGCACCCCCGCCCACCGGGCACCACGCACCCGAACACTGGAGCGGACAGGCGCATCCCGACCCGCCCCGGAGCCCCCGTGGCACCCCGGAGGCCGCGCCCGCACCGGCCCGTTACCCGTCCTCCATGGCCGCCCCCGGCCGGGACGGCGAGCTGCGGCGCACCTTCGCGGCCCTCCCCGCGCGCCCGGCGGGCGAGAGCGAGCAGTTCGCCGGGACCTGGTGGGGCAACGCCTGGGTGGACGCCCTGGAGGAGGGCGCCCTGGACGCGGCGCGCCTGGCACGCGGCAGGGTCTACGCGGACCGCGGCAAGGTGGACGCCATCACCGTCACCCCCGGTCTCGTCCTGGCCTACGTCCAGGGGAGCCGTCCACGCCCCTACCGGGTGCAGGTGCGGCTGCGGACGTTCTCCGACGAGGAGTGGGACCGCTTCCTGGACGCCGCCGCCGAGCAGCCCGGACATATCGCGGCACTGCTGGACCGGCAGATGCCGAGGTCCCTCGCGGAGTGCGGCGTCCGGCTGCTTCCCGCCCCCGGCGACCTCGAACCGCGGTGCGGCTGCCCCGACACCGGCCACCCCTGCAAGCACGCGGCGGCCGTCTGCTATCAGACCGCCCGGCTGCTCGACCGGGACCCCTTCGTCCTGCTTCTGCTGCGCGGCCGCGGCGAGCGCCCGTTGCTCGAGGCGCTGTCCCGGCGCAACGCGGCGCGCGCGGCCCGGGCCGCCCGGGAACGGAAACCCGCGCCCCTCCCCGGCGTACGCGCCCGTGACGCCATGGCCCGGCAGGAGCTGCCGCCGCTCCCCGCCCCGCTGCCGCCGCCCGCCCACCCCGAGCAGCCGCCGGTCTACCCGGGAGCGCCCGGCGGCCCCGACGCCTTCGCCCTGGACCAGCTGGCCACCGACGCGGCGGCCCGCGCGCATGTCCTGCTGACCACCGGGCAGGACCCCGTCGCGGAACTGACGCCGTGGCAGGACGCGGTACGGCTCGCCGCGGCCCGCCCCGGCTCGGGCCTGACCGCCGGCACCCGTGAGCTGTACGCCTCGCTGGCCGCCGCCACCGGGCGCAGCACGGCCGACCTGGCACGGGCGGTGGCCGCATGGCGGCAGGGCGGACGGACGGCACTGGCCGTGCTGGAGGAGCCCTGGGATCCGCCGGCCGGACGCTTCGACCGCGCCCGCCCCCTGCTGCTCGCCGCCGACCTGCCCGCGTTCCGCCCCTGGCGCAACCACCTCACCCACCCGGGCGGCCACCTCCAGCTCCGCCTCGGCCGGAACGGCCTCTGGTACGCCTACGAGTCCGAGCCGGCCCGCGAGGACTGGTGGCCCCGGGGCACCCCGGACCCGGACCCGGTCGGCGCCCTGACCGGCCTGGGAGCCCTGGACGGCCCATGA
- a CDS encoding DEAD/DEAH box helicase has protein sequence MTDQVAQAAVSTRLAAVFLPAPLPRQGRFAFWDPEGGAPPPGDTEELTVARRHGTGARRGTVPALSLPVAEALPLLTRARRDPGAHPATACWGAAALHALRLVARGRLLPGLTPDGYDAWRAGPLEPDDITHLRAVAAALPYEGHAVPLPGKGPLQLPEPEDLVRSFLDAVADTLPRTPAAAHAVGRPFAARAPQRLPGAHDWAAEVAAGMDAGVRISLRLDLSAYQLFDDGEGAHRAGAAVVQVHSLADPTLVVDAAALWAGEADTAFGPRARVDAALAVRRAARVWPPLDRLSARETPDVLELSEDELGDLLGVAAARLGAAGVAVHWPRDLAQDLTATAVVRPAPGSATDGTGFFESEELLQFRWQLALGGDPLTDTEMDALAEAHRPVVRLRDQWVLVDPALVRKARRRELGLLDPVDALSVALTGSAEVDGETVEAVPVGALAALRDRLTAGIVPVEPPPGLAARLRAYQLRGLAWLDLMTSLGLGGCLADDMGLGKTVTVIALHLRRARREPTLVVCPASLLGNWQREITRFAPGVPVRRFHGADRSLDGLDGGFVLTTYGTMRTAATRLAEQPWGLVVADEAQHVKNPSSATAKALRTIPSPARVAVTGTPVENNLSELWALLDWTTPGLLGPLKSFRARHARAVENGEDTEAVERLARLVRPFLLRRKKSDPGIVPELPPKTETDHPVPLTREQAALYEAVVRESLLAIETAEGIARRGLVLKLLGALKQICDHPALYLKEDPGRAAGLPARSGKLALLDELLDTLLAEDGSALVFTQYVGMARLITRHLASRAVPVDLLHGGTAVPERERMVDRFQSGATPVLVLSLKAAGTGLNLTRAGHVVHFDRWWNPAVEEQATDRAYRIGQTQPVQVHRLITEGTVEDRIAEMLEAKRALADAILGSGESALTELTDRELSDLVSLRRTV, from the coding sequence ATGACGGACCAGGTGGCTCAGGCCGCCGTGTCCACACGGCTGGCGGCGGTCTTTCTGCCCGCGCCGCTGCCCCGGCAGGGCCGGTTCGCCTTCTGGGACCCGGAGGGCGGCGCACCGCCGCCGGGTGACACCGAGGAGCTGACGGTCGCACGGCGGCACGGGACCGGAGCGCGCCGGGGCACCGTGCCCGCCCTGTCGCTGCCGGTCGCTGAGGCCCTGCCGCTGCTCACCCGGGCCCGGCGCGACCCGGGTGCCCACCCCGCCACCGCCTGCTGGGGCGCGGCGGCGCTGCACGCCCTGCGGCTCGTCGCGCGAGGGCGGCTGCTGCCAGGGCTCACCCCGGACGGATACGACGCCTGGCGGGCCGGACCGCTGGAGCCCGACGACATCACCCACCTCAGAGCGGTCGCCGCCGCCCTCCCGTACGAGGGGCACGCCGTGCCGCTTCCCGGCAAGGGCCCCCTCCAGCTGCCCGAGCCCGAGGACCTGGTGCGCTCCTTCCTGGACGCGGTCGCGGACACCCTGCCGCGTACCCCGGCCGCCGCCCATGCCGTGGGCCGGCCCTTCGCGGCGCGCGCACCACAGCGACTGCCCGGGGCGCACGACTGGGCCGCCGAGGTCGCGGCGGGCATGGACGCGGGGGTGCGGATCTCGCTGCGCCTCGACCTGTCGGCGTACCAGCTGTTCGACGACGGCGAGGGCGCCCACCGCGCCGGGGCCGCGGTGGTGCAGGTGCACAGCCTGGCCGACCCGACCCTGGTGGTCGACGCGGCGGCGCTGTGGGCCGGGGAGGCGGACACGGCCTTCGGCCCCCGGGCGCGGGTGGACGCCGCTCTGGCCGTGCGCCGCGCGGCCCGGGTCTGGCCGCCGCTGGACCGGCTCTCCGCACGGGAGACGCCGGACGTCCTGGAGCTCTCCGAGGATGAGCTGGGCGACCTCCTCGGCGTGGCGGCCGCCCGGCTGGGTGCGGCCGGGGTCGCGGTGCACTGGCCCAGGGACCTGGCACAGGACCTGACCGCGACGGCGGTGGTGCGCCCCGCGCCGGGCTCGGCGACCGACGGCACGGGATTCTTCGAGAGCGAGGAACTGCTCCAGTTCCGCTGGCAGTTGGCGCTCGGCGGCGATCCGCTCACCGACACCGAGATGGACGCGCTGGCAGAGGCCCACCGTCCGGTCGTCCGGCTGCGCGACCAGTGGGTGCTGGTCGACCCGGCGCTGGTCCGCAAGGCACGCAGACGTGAACTGGGCCTGCTCGACCCGGTGGACGCGCTGTCGGTCGCCCTCACCGGCAGTGCGGAGGTCGACGGGGAGACGGTGGAGGCGGTGCCGGTGGGCGCGCTGGCCGCGCTCCGGGACCGGCTGACGGCGGGCATCGTCCCGGTGGAGCCGCCGCCGGGCCTCGCCGCCCGGCTGCGGGCCTACCAGCTGCGGGGCCTGGCCTGGCTGGACCTGATGACCTCCCTCGGCCTCGGCGGCTGCCTCGCCGACGACATGGGGCTCGGCAAGACGGTCACCGTGATCGCGCTGCATCTGCGCCGGGCGCGCCGCGAACCGACCCTGGTGGTCTGTCCGGCCTCGCTGCTGGGCAACTGGCAGCGGGAGATCACCCGCTTCGCCCCCGGCGTCCCGGTCCGCCGCTTCCACGGCGCGGACCGCTCCCTGGACGGCCTGGACGGCGGTTTCGTCCTCACCACCTACGGGACGATGCGCACCGCGGCGACCCGCCTGGCCGAGCAGCCCTGGGGCCTGGTCGTCGCGGACGAGGCCCAGCACGTCAAGAACCCCAGCTCGGCGACGGCGAAGGCGCTGCGCACCATTCCGTCCCCGGCACGCGTGGCCGTCACCGGCACCCCCGTGGAGAACAACCTCTCCGAGCTGTGGGCGCTCCTCGACTGGACCACCCCCGGGCTGCTCGGCCCGCTGAAGTCCTTCCGCGCCCGGCACGCACGCGCGGTGGAGAACGGCGAGGACACCGAGGCGGTGGAGCGGCTGGCCCGGCTGGTCCGCCCGTTCCTGCTGCGCCGCAAGAAGTCCGACCCGGGCATCGTCCCCGAGCTCCCGCCGAAGACGGAGACGGACCATCCGGTGCCGCTCACCCGAGAGCAGGCCGCGCTCTACGAGGCGGTGGTCCGGGAGTCGTTGCTGGCGATCGAGACGGCGGAGGGCATCGCCCGGCGGGGCCTGGTGCTCAAGCTGCTCGGGGCGCTCAAACAGATCTGCGACCATCCGGCGCTGTATCTGAAGGAGGACCCGGGCAGGGCCGCGGGCCTCCCCGCCCGGTCCGGGAAACTCGCCCTGCTGGACGAGCTGCTGGACACCCTGCTTGCGGAGGACGGCTCGGCGCTGGTCTTCACCCAGTACGTCGGCATGGCCCGGCTGATCACCAGGCATCTGGCCTCCCGGGCGGTGCCCGTCGACCTGCTGCACGGGGGCACTGCGGTGCCCGAGCGGGAGCGCATGGTGGACCGCTTCCAGAGCGGCGCCACACCGGTCCTGGTCCTCTCCCTCAAGGCCGCCGGCACCGGCCTGAACCTCACGCGCGCGGGCCATGTCGTCCACTTCGACCGCTGGTGGAACCCGGCGGTGGAGGAACAGGCCACGGACCGCGCCTACCGCATCGGGCAGACCCAGCCGGTCCAGGTCCACCGTCTGATCACCGAGGGCACGGTCGAGGACCGCATCGCTGAGATGCTGGAGGCCAAGCGCGCGCTGGCCGACGCGATCCTGGGCTCCGGCGAGTCGGCCCTGACCGAACTGACCGACCGTGAGCTGTCGGACCTGGTGTCGCTGAGGAGGACGGTATGA
- a CDS encoding HEAT repeat domain-containing protein: MTSRIERLIQQLDDSSGPSYDARAELIGMGSDAIPAIVDGLPSLGDFGQLTAIEVFAEVGDPRCGPALIGLLNSDNPTVREWAAMALASLDVDGAVEPLRRAYRACLDRATPPDWTEPGGIRWALTELGARTPVVPPLTARLRATAADDAPGWPSAHFTEIINDLADHAQVILYSQFWRVNGGSTSRVTNPGPDWELDWTVPWEHLVEEARTWSLLEASEAPAGDTVFVAPTWIDRTDLYPER, encoded by the coding sequence ATGACCTCCCGTATCGAGAGACTCATCCAGCAGCTCGACGACTCGAGCGGCCCGTCGTACGACGCCCGCGCGGAACTGATCGGCATGGGCTCCGACGCCATCCCCGCCATCGTCGACGGACTGCCCTCCCTCGGCGACTTCGGGCAGCTGACCGCCATCGAGGTCTTCGCGGAGGTGGGCGATCCCCGCTGCGGCCCTGCCCTCATCGGACTGCTGAACAGCGACAACCCGACCGTCCGCGAATGGGCGGCCATGGCCCTGGCGAGCCTGGATGTCGACGGCGCCGTCGAGCCCCTGCGCCGCGCGTACCGCGCCTGCCTGGACCGCGCGACCCCACCGGACTGGACCGAGCCGGGCGGCATCCGCTGGGCCCTGACCGAACTCGGCGCACGCACCCCCGTCGTCCCACCGCTCACCGCGCGCCTACGCGCCACCGCCGCGGATGACGCCCCCGGCTGGCCCTCGGCCCACTTCACCGAGATCATCAACGATCTGGCCGACCACGCCCAGGTGATCCTCTACTCCCAGTTCTGGCGCGTGAACGGCGGGTCCACCTCCAGGGTCACCAACCCCGGCCCGGACTGGGAACTCGACTGGACCGTGCCCTGGGAGCACCTGGTCGAAGAGGCCCGTACATGGTCCCTGCTGGAAGCCTCCGAAGCCCCCGCCGGCGACACCGTCTTCGTCGCCCCCACCTGGATCGACCGCACCGACCTGTACCCGGAGAGGTGA
- a CDS encoding CPCC family cysteine-rich protein — MNPRHPCPCCGHLVLDKTPGSHAIRPGANKTSLIEARHNHRDFGACDQQGRRSDSFEIWGAKDRAPRPADPSALCWWLPTFWRRDHSAS, encoded by the coding sequence GTGAACCCCCGTCATCCCTGCCCCTGTTGCGGCCACCTCGTACTCGACAAGACGCCCGGGTCCCACGCAATCCGCCCCGGGGCGAACAAGACCTCCCTGATCGAGGCCCGGCACAACCACCGGGACTTCGGCGCGTGCGACCAGCAGGGCCGACGGTCGGACTCCTTCGAGATCTGGGGAGCGAAGGACCGGGCCCCGCGGCCGGCAGACCCCTCAGCGCTCTGCTGGTGGCTTCCCACCTTCTGGCGCCGCGACCACTCCGCCTCATGA
- a CDS encoding exodeoxyribonuclease III — protein sequence MRIATWNVNSITARLPRLLAWLESSGTDVLCLQEAKIAEEQFPYEPLRELGYEAAVHATGRWNGVAVLSRVGIEDVVKGLPGDPGYDGVQEPRAISATCGPVRVWSVYVPNGREVGHPHYAYKIQWFEALKAAVAGDAGGSRPFAVLGDYNVAPTDDDVFDTAAFEGQTHVTPAERAALAELRSTGLTDVVPRPLKYDQPFTYWDYRQLGFPKNRGMRIDLVYGNEPFAKAVKDAYVDREERKGKGASDHAPVVVDLDA from the coding sequence ATGCGCATCGCCACCTGGAACGTGAACTCGATCACCGCCCGCCTCCCCCGCCTCCTCGCCTGGCTGGAGAGCAGCGGCACGGACGTGCTGTGCCTCCAGGAGGCCAAGATCGCCGAGGAGCAGTTCCCGTACGAGCCGCTGCGGGAGCTGGGGTACGAGGCGGCGGTCCACGCCACCGGCCGGTGGAACGGCGTCGCGGTGCTCTCCCGTGTCGGCATCGAGGACGTGGTCAAGGGCCTGCCCGGGGACCCGGGGTACGACGGTGTCCAGGAGCCCCGGGCCATCTCCGCGACCTGCGGCCCGGTCCGCGTCTGGTCGGTCTATGTGCCCAACGGCCGTGAGGTGGGGCACCCGCACTACGCCTACAAGATCCAGTGGTTCGAGGCGCTGAAGGCGGCGGTGGCGGGCGACGCGGGCGGCAGCCGCCCGTTCGCGGTGCTGGGCGACTACAACGTGGCGCCGACCGACGACGACGTCTTCGACACGGCGGCCTTCGAGGGCCAGACCCATGTCACCCCGGCCGAGCGGGCCGCCCTGGCGGAGCTGCGGAGCACGGGCCTGACGGATGTCGTGCCGCGCCCGCTCAAGTACGACCAGCCCTTCACCTACTGGGACTACCGCCAGCTCGGCTTCCCCAAGAACCGCGGTATGCGCATCGACCTGGTGTACGGCAACGAGCCGTTCGCCAAGGCGGTCAAGGACGCCTATGTGGACCGGGAGGAGCGCAAGGGCAAGGGCGCCTCGGACCACGCACCGGTCGTGGTGGACCTGGACGCGTAG